A single Cannabis sativa cultivar Pink pepper isolate KNU-18-1 chromosome 7, ASM2916894v1, whole genome shotgun sequence DNA region contains:
- the LOC115696604 gene encoding uncharacterized mitochondrial protein AtMg00310-like → MSCFQLPIKLCTQIEQLMARFWWGSSANCNSINWKNWKFLYKAKIHGGMGFRNFVHFNQALLAKQAWRILECPSSLLARVLKSRYFLNGNFIDATVGVVINWPHKNLIPLSQAALIHQKHGGSPSGL, encoded by the exons ATGAGTTGCTTTCAATTGCCAATCAAACTTTGTACTCAAATTGAGCAACTTATGGCAAGGTTTTGGTGGGGTTCGTCTGCAAATTGTAATtctattaattggaaaaattggaaaTTTCTCTACAAAGCTAAGATTCATGGTGGTATGGGTTTTCGTAACTTTGTTCATTTTAACCAAGCTCTTTTGGCCAAACAAGCTTGGAGAATCCTAGAATGTCCATCCTCACTTCTTGCTAGAGTTCTGAAGAGCAGGTATTTTTTGAATGGCAATTTCATTGATGCTACTGTTG GAGTGGTTATAAATTGGCCTCATAAGAACCTGATTCCCCTCTCCCAAGCAGCTCTCATACATCAGAAACATGGTGGCAGTCCTTCTGGGCTTTAA